In Oncorhynchus tshawytscha isolate Ot180627B linkage group LG08, Otsh_v2.0, whole genome shotgun sequence, the genomic window ccactTGTTTCAAATAATGTAAGTATTCATGTGGGGTTCCCCAGGGTTCAATTCTGGGGCCCCTACTGTTTTCATATATCAATGATATTTATTATTGATGGTAATGTAGTAGATAATGGTACCTGGTGTCTGGCTGGCCTGTAGTTTCTGGGTCTCCAGTACAAgagcctccctctccttctccagctgTTTACAGGAGTTCATCCACAGGTTAACCTTACCTAGGGCTGAGTCCCTCTCCTTAGACAGACGGGCCACTCTGGAGCTCAGCTCCGATACCTTCCAGACAGGACACAGATAAAAAAATATTAGTTACCATAATAAAtcactcacagataatatatatattttttaaagtaatacattttcaagtggTTTTCACTCCTAATTTAATGCAATGAATTTCCAGGCCGTAAAGCAACAATGTGACAAGGGCTGTATACCTGTTtgctgctgtcctgctgtgtgaTGGTAGTGCTGAGCTCCTCCATTCTGGTTCTCAGACTGCTCAGCTCTGACAGATGACCTCTGATCTCCTCCTCCGCTGCAGCCAACTGTCCCCTCAGCACCTCCTGCTCCGAGGTCAGCTCACCCCTAAGGGCTGcaacctcctcctcctgctgtgcCTTCAGCACCTCCTTCTCCGAGGTAACCTCCTCCAGGGATAACTAGGGAGGAGTCAGTAGTGTGTTTGAAAGAGGACATACATAGTGTGACTGACACACTGCATTGCTGAACCAGAAGACCGGCACAGTTTAACACATCTGTTTCCAACACCGTTAACCGTGGTTGAAAAGTACAAAGTACCAAGATCATTCCAGTCTCGTATGGATGAATGAAAACTCCAAATACTAAGAATATAGGCTATTCTACATGATATCAATAGGACTATAGAAAACGACTGACCTTGTAGCTTTCTGACTGCTGCTGTAGTTCTAGTCTCTCTGCACACTGAGCCTGTTCTTTCTGCTCCCGCTCAGACAGTAGTGCCTGCAGCTTCTCCATCTCTTGCTGCAGGGTGTTGTTGTTCTCTCGGatgtcccccatctctctctgctgtgcCTCCAGGTCCTCCTGCAGTCTCAGagtcagcatctctctctccttctcccgctCGATCTCCAAAGCCTGCAGTCGATCCACCTCTTTCTTCAGCCTCTCCCCCTCAGTCTTCCATTCCTCTGTTAGAGACCgcattctctccttctccccctccaggCCTTCTCTGCATTTCTGCAGCTCAGAGCTCATAGAGCCAAGCTGGGCCTGTAACTCTTCCACCATTGCCCTCTGTTTGTCCTCcgcctctctcattcccttctcCAGTTCCTCAGTGGCAGCTCGGTTTGCTGCCTTCATCTCCTCAATCTCTGCGTTCTTCAGAGAGAGCAATTCCTCAAGCCTCTCCTTCTCATTTCTCAGGCTGTCCAGTTCGGCGGTCATCTCCTCAATCTTACTGGCCAGttccttcttctcttcctccaacTCTTCAAGTTGGGCCGTGGCGGTCTCGGCCTGAAGCACAGCCTCCTCTAGGTTTTGGTCAgcgtcttccctctccctctcccgtttgTCTAGCTGGTCCTGAAGAGCATCTGCTTTCCTCTGGGCAGCCTTCAGCAGTTCGCTCATGTGTTTTTTCTTTCTCTCGTCGGACTCTATGCGGACCCGGAGCCTCTCGATGCCCGACCTCATTTGGGCCACCTCCTCCTGGGTTGAGTTGAGGCGTGAggctatctctcctttctctagcAGAGAAGACTCCAGAGACTGGGCTAGTCTAGATATCTCCCCTTCCAGAGACTGGATCTTAGAGGCCATGGACTCAGTGTTTTTGCTCGCAGAGCTCTGGTCATCTTTGAAGCTGTTCAGTTGGTTAATCAGGTTGTCCTTCTCCCCGCTCTGCAGGGTGATGGTCTTCTCTAGCGCCTGACACTGCAGCACCAGCTGACCTCTCTCCATCTGCAGACTCTCCAGGTTAGCAGACGTCACATCAGATTCCGTCTTCCCATTTCTGATATCTTCCTCTAAGATCTTAATAACCTCTCTAGTATCCACGTTTGTCTTCTCCAGACTCTCTGCCTTATCCCTCCACTGTGCCACTGACTGTTCCAGCTCATTCCTATCCTCGCTGCAGGACACCATCTCTTGTCTGAGTTGTCCGTTCTCTGAGGTGAGGGTGGCCAGCTGCTGGGCCAGGTCACATTTAGCTTTGCGGctagcctccatctccctctccagcgTGACTTTCTGCTCGGTCAGGCACTCCAAATCAGCCTCCATGGAGAGGATGTGTTTCTCTAGATTGTCCTTCTCAGAACGAACCCTCTTCAGTTCGCTTTCCACCTGGAAGAACCTCTCGCTCCAACCACCTTCAGGATGGAAGAATCATATCTTCATTCATTCATAAATAAAGTAAAAAGCTTTTCACTTTCTATACATTAGCCTAAAGCACAAAAATTAAACCAATTACATGCAAACACTATTAAAATGAGGCATATTACAAAGATTAAATTAGAGGTCCAGAGGTCCACAATTTGGGCTTCTGGTCCTTACCTTTGGCCATCTCCAGCGTCTCTAGCATCTCCATGACATCAGAGAGCTGACATTTAGAGGTCTGCAGCGCCAGTCTCAGGGACTCTGCCTCCTCTGTCAACTCTGAGATCTGGTCACctgataataataaatatatgttATTGTCATCATTAAAACACCCCTGAGAGTAAACTTAAAACACAGGACAAAAGATTGAAACAGCAAGCTGAGGAACCTACAGTTACTGCATGAAACTAAGGTTGGTAAGACAATCACATATCACCGTTATTGAGAATATAAAACCTTGGACATAAAAGCAGCGATAAGCCAAATTATGCTAGTAAGTGTTAGTGCAAGAAAGACAAGTACAACAGTATGGCGTTTGTTTATATTATGGAGGGGGCAACAAAGGAGAGATAGTGTTTAGTTAAAAACCAACCTAGCGTCCGTCTCTCCACTACGGCAGCGCTAATCTTCTCCGTGGCACCacacatctctttctccatctgttgGACCTTCACCTCTAACTCTTCAACTTTGACCTCCAGCTCAGAGCACAGCTCCTTCCTGAGGGTCATCTCAGAGGTAGCGAGGTCAAGCTGGGAGAGACGGGTCTGTAGCTCCTCCTCTAGCTTTCTGACCGCCTCCCTGCTCTGGGCCAACTGGTCCTGGTGATGTTCACCGCCGAGggtcacatcatcatcatctaggCTTTTACTGAGCGCTTTCTGCTGCTCTACAGGGACTTTATCCATgcagtcactgaactcttcagctGTCTCATTGTTGCCGTCACTTCCTGTCTGTTGAGGTACCTCAGAGTTGTGGAGGTCATCTGATTGCTCAGCTGATGAGATCAATGAAATAAAGTAAATCCTTGTGAACCCGaagcatattatatatatatattaacattaAGATGTGTAAATGGAAAGCATAACAACTAGAAATTCAATGTCTTATCATATCATCAACAAACCTGTGGGTTTCATCTCCATGGTATCTTCTTTTAAGGGGAAGCTGACGTTGAAGAAGGAGCCTGACGTCTGTCTGGAAGTCGGTCCGTCCGCCTCTCCTGCAGAGACCTTCTGGTCTCTCTTGGTCTGTAGCTGCTCTATGAGAGACTGCTGCTGGCTTGCCTGTCATAATAATTATAATACATTTactaaacacatttttacttcCAAGGACCTATACAATACAGgccatcgttgtaaataagaatttgacctGCCTTGTAAAATAAACACTTAAAAACGAAATCACAAAATTACATACACAATTAGCTCTCCCACTTTATCGATTTACCTGAGTCATCAGGCTGTCATAGTGCTCCTTGAACAGGGCTAGTTCACCCTGCAGTCCGCTCAGTCTCTGCTGGAGCTCGGTTTGTTCCCTCTCAAACGTTCCGATCCTCTCTCTGGTTTCGTCCTCGCTCTGTCGGGTCGCTCTCTCAAACGCAGACTGAACAGCCTCGTAGTTCTCCGTCAGGCTCTGTAGCGTACGCTGGAGACACTCGTTCTCCTGTTTGACCGCGTCTCTCTCATCCCCAGCGTTCAGACTGTGCCTCTGCAAGTCAGCCTCAAGTTGCTCCTTCTCCACGGTCAGCTGCTCCTTCTCCACGGTCAGCTGCTCCTTCTCCACGGTCAGCTGCTCCTTCTCCACGGTCAGCTGCTCCTTCTCCACAGTCAGCTGCTCCTTCTCCACAGTCAGCTGCTCCTTCTCCACAGTCAGCTGCTCCTTCTCCACAGTCAGCTGCTCCTTCTCCACAGTCAGCTGCTCCTTCTCCACAGTCAGCTGCTCCTTCTCCACAGTCAGCTGCTCCTTCTCCACAGTCAGCTGCTCCTTCTCCACAGTCAGCTGCTCCTTCTCCACAGTCAGCTGCTCCTTCTCCACAGTCAGCTGCTCCTTCTCCACAGTCAGCTGCTCCTTCTCCACAGTCAGCTGCTCCTTCTCCACAGTCAGCTGCTCCTTCTCCACAGTCAGCTGCTCCTTCTCCACAGTCAGCTGCTCCTTCTCCACAGTCAGCTGCTCCTTCTCCACAGTCAGCTGCTCCTTCTCCACAGTCAGCTGCTCCTTCTCCACAGTCAGCTGCTCCTTCTCCACAGTCAGCTGCTCCTTCTCCACAGTCAGCTGCTCCTTCTCCACAGTCAGCTGCTCCTTCTCCACAGTCAGCTGCTCCTTCTCCACAGTCAGCTGCTCCTTCTCCACAGTCAGCTGCTCCTTCTCCACAGTCAGCTGCTCCTTCTCCACAGTCAACTGCTCCTTCTCCACAGTCAACTGCTCCTTCTCCACAGTCAACTGCTCCTTCTCCACAGTCAACTGCTCCTTCTCCACAGTCAACTGCTCCTTCTCCACAGTCAACTGCTCCTTCTCCACAGTCAACTGCTCCTTCTCCACAGTCAACTGCTCCTTCTCCACAGTCAACTGCTCCTTCTTCACAGTCAACTGCTCCTTCTCCACAGTCAACTGCTCCTTCTCCTCAGTGAGCTGAATGATGTCCATCTCCAGTTGGCTGTGTTTTCTAACCTCCTCCTCCAGGGTCTCCATCAGCCCATCAACAGTGGTCTGGAGTGATTCCACTAAACCTGCTGTGGACAAGGCAGCCTGCATCTGCTGGCGAGTGTCTTCAAGAGTTGCTgtcacctgggtgacttcacagcTCTTCTCTGACAGCTGCTCTTTCACAGAGCCCAGCTCGGTCTCCAAGGTGGACCTTTGCGTCACgctctcctccagtctcccgtTCAGAGAGGCCACGGTTCCTCTGAGTTCCTCCACAGTTCCTTTAAGCTCCTCTATCTGGGTGTCAAAGGTGTTCATGCAGGCCTCGTTGTCCTCCAGGTCCATCTGAAGCATCTCCAGCTGGACCTTGATCTTGTTCATGCTGATGACCTTCTCTTTCAGGGCGTCGGTAGCTTTGTCTTGTTCAGACTCAGCCtggttcaacctctctttcaggcTCTTGATCTTACGGCCTTTCTCATCGACACTGTTTCTGGCAGAAGACAAATCTTCTCTCAGCTTAGACAGCTCTAGTGAGGCCGTCTCCCACTTCTCCTTAGCCTCGGCTCCCTCCTGGCTTTTACTCTCCAGCTGGCTCTTTACAATCTCAAGCTGCTCCTTCAGGCCTCTTTGTTTCTGGAGGTAAGTCTCCAGCTCTGTGACATGGATCTCGGCTTCCTTATGGAGTCTCTCTGAGAGCTCTTTGACTTGCATCTCCTGAGAAGAGATTAGGTTTGTTTTCTCCACCAGGCTGCTCTCCAGGTTGGAGTTGAGCTCCACGGCAGCAGAGTGTGTCTTCTGCAGAGCTTCCAGGGAGTTATTCAGGTCAGAAGACAGCTGGGTGGAAGCAGCATTATTCTCAGTGAGTATGTCCTTCAATGTAGAGATCTGCTTCAGCAAaccattcctctcctcttcctgggaGTCCTGAAGGCTTTGATACTTCACAGAAACCTCTTCAGCTTCCCTCTGGATTTTCTCTACTTTCTCTGCCATCTCTGCCTTTTCCCTCTCAAGATCTGAGGCCTTGGTCTCAGCTTCGTTTACCTGAGCCTCTAGTTTTTCAACCACGTCTCTCAGTATGTGCAGCTCTGTTTCAGTCTGGGTCAGGGTCTCGGTCATGTTCTGCAGAGCGCTTATGGACTCCTGTGCCGCAGCCGTCAGAGTATCACAGCGCTCCTGTAGAGAGCCAACAGTCTTCGCCCGCTCTGAGAGGCTATTGACTTCACCCTGAAgactttcccctctcttttctgcCTCGGAAAGCTTCTCCACAAGATCCTCTTTAGTATTGACAATGTTGTCATACTTGGCCTGTAGTTTAACACCCAAACTTTTCTGGATCTTCAGGTTGGACTCCAGTGAAGACACCTGGTCCTGGAGGAACGGCAGCTCCTGCTGAATCTTAACCAGACTCAGCTTGGCGTGCTCAACCTCGTCTGCCTTCGATGCTACGCTTTCCTCACACTCCTTCAGGAGGGAGGTCTTCTCCTGGGTAAATCTGGCCAGTTGTTCCTCCTGTAGGGCCGTGGTCTGAGCCAGACTCTCCCTGAGCTGGGCTACATCGCTCTGGCCTAACTCCACCAGAGCATCTTTGGACCGGGCCAGGTCGCAGGCCGCCTGGTACTGCTCCTGGAGCTCAGTGTGAAACATTTCGGCCCGCTCCGCCCTGCCAGTCTCCACCTGCAGCCTGGACACCAGATCCTTCACTTGTCCCTCAAGCTGGGTCATCTGCAACCCAACGGTTTCCAGGTTTTTTAAGTGTTTCTGGTCAGACTCCTCCAGCTGTTTCTGGAGCTCTTCGTACATGCGGCCCTTCTCCTCCAGGTCGGTACACTTGTTGAGGAGTTCTCCCTTCAGGGAGTCGATCTGCCCTGATAGACAAGCCTTCTCAGCCTCCAGAGTATTCAGTTGCTCCTGTAGACCTATTTTATCGTCATTCAACGAGCCCAGACTCTTCTCCAGCTCAGTGATTTTGTCGACTAAGCCTTGCTGCACAGCCTCAGTCTCGTTAACGAGCGTCTCCTTCTCCGTTTTCCATCCCTGAAGTGTCTCGTTCTCTTTCTTCAGCTGCACAAACTCGCCCTGAGTGGTGGTCAGGGTTGTCTTCAGTTCCTGGATCTCCTTCTCCAGAgcgctgtgtttgtttgtgatctgttccacttcctgtttttggGTATTCAGTTCACTCTGAGTCTTGTCATTCTTGGTCTCTGCGTCTGTGAGCGTTTTCTTTAGGTTCTCTAGATCTTGGGCTGATGATCTGGTCTGGCTTTCCAGTTTAGTGACAAGTCCTTTCAGCTCTTCGGACTGGGCTTCATTTTTGGCTGTTGaataacagacacacagaaacaacaTGTAATGTGGGGAAGCCAAAACCAGAGATATGACATGACATGGAATGAAAATGAGCTCAATTCCACATCAAACAGGATTTAAAACATTACTTTTACATTGCTAGATCATAATAGATAGGTTTGGAAACCACGCACAAAGTCTCACTTAAACAAGAGATTTTATATCAATGAGTACCTGgacaaataaaggttaaacaaaaccAACAACCTACCTCTGAAGTCATCCAGCATGCTCTGGGTGCGTTTGAGGTTCTGCTCGgcgctcttcttctcctcctccagctgaGAGAGCCTCTTGCTACCCTGGTCCAGCTGGGCGCTCAcagtgttcttctctctctgcagctccTGGACAGGTTAAACACACAACAATCAGATTACTTCTGGTTCCAAGATGGAGGACATCAAATGTCCTTAAAGACCACCTAGACTAGGGGTGaaacattgtgtgtgtatattaaaacagtagttttttggtgtgtgtggtTTCATTGTGTTTTTTTTAGTCCAGCACATTTTTCCACAAATGAACACATTACAGAAGAATACAGGTGTAAAAGAGAAATTCCATGAATCATGGCCCACCTCAAATTTCTTCCTGAGGTCCTGCTCCTTGTTTTGGCTGGCCTGTTGGCTCTGTTCTGACCTCAGCAGCTTCTGTTTCTGCTCCTCCTGGTCTCTCTCCAGCTGGCTCCTCTGGCATGACACCTGGCAGATGGCAGGGAGGGAAATGACATACTTGGTAACAGGAAGTGAACTTTTGAGTGGTTGTCAGTGACATGTAGAAATGAATAACTCCAGCCCATAATCACAACGTATTACATTACCTTGTCCATCTCAGCCTGCAGTATGTTGTGGTCTTTCTTGGCTTGCTGTATCTCCTGGTTCAGCTTGGTCTTGGTCTGGTTAAACTGCTGCTCTAGGGAGTGGTGGCTGCTCTGGAGGTGGGACAgctcctacacacaaacacaagaaaACATACATTTATACACCTCCCTTCAGCAACAGCTGTTCcacgcaaaaaaaaaacatgggtAACAGAGATTGAAGTTGCCACAGGTGGATTCTCAGTATTAATTTCAACTACAGAGTCTGAAAACAGAGGACAAAGCGAGCAAACCTTCTGGCTCTCCTTCTCCTGGTCCTTGACCTTCTGTTCCAGAGCTCGTCTGCAGCTCTCAGCGTTGTGCCTCTGGCAGGACATCTCTTCAGAGACCTGTTTCAATTTCTGCTCCATTGACACACACTGGGAGGGAGGCACAGTAATGATTCATACATTTTCTTGTGTTCAAAACAGCCCTCAGAAACACAACAGGAATGCATTagcaaattattgtattttttgaATACGCCATATATCCCCTACCTTGGCGACAGCTTGTTCGTGCTGAGTGGTAGCCTTGCTTAGTTCATCTCTGCTCTTGCCCAGGGTCTTGTCTCTGTCAGTCAGGTCTCTCCTAGCCTGGTCCAGCTGGCCTTGGAGCTCCTGGAGCCTGCCGCTCTGCATCCTCGCGTCCTTCTCCTGTGACTGCAGATGCTGCTCCAGCTCAGACACTTTACTCTTCAGCTCTGACAGGACATTAAAAAACAGGACCAAACATTGAGAAACCACCGGAATTTTCCCAGTCAGAACATTTAATTTTTTTCTGTTACAACGCATTCTCACAAATGTGCCTACTGACAGGGTTTGTAAAGGATAGTATTAGTAAAGGATAGTATTAGGTTAATTAACAGGGCATGGCCTAAAGGATAGTATTAGTATAACAGGGCGTGGCCTAAAGGATAGTATCAGTATAACAGGGCATGTTCTCATGGGTAGTATTAGTGTAACAGGGCATGGCCTAAAGGATAATATTAGTATAACAGGGCGTGGCCTAACCTTGATTCAGCATCCTCAGCTGTTCCATCTGCTGGGAGGAGCCATCAGAATCAAACTGGGATACAGATGTGCTGATTCGCTGGGTGGATTTGATTGGTGTATCCTCCGTGTTCCACAGGAAGCCGCCAGCGGATGTCCCGCCCCCTGCCCGCCTAGCCAGGGGTGTTTCAATGGTGCCCTGGGACTGGCGGCCCTTGTCTTGCTGTTGCCATGGGAATATGGAGGAGCCTGCTTGTTGCCGGGTGGCAATGTCCTTATGACTGACGGACGACTGGTTCAACAGCTAGAAGACGAGACAGAAGCATGCATCGTATTAAagtccctccaggattttgcAATTGCAACTCTTCTGTGTGCAAAATCAATAATTCCCTGCATATTACGAGGGTTTGCAAATTGGACAAATCACTGCAAGATCACAGCATAAAACGGTCTGCTCACAGCATTACAAAAGGAGGGATCGCAATTTTAGCTTATCGCTGCACTTTAACCACATAAAATGCGTCAGCGTAGTTTTGGGACGATTGGATAAAAATCATAGTAAATTGCCATGCAAAGTCTAAGAACTGCAATAGCAAAAATCAAACATTTTTGCCCACAAATATAACAGAAAAGCGCAGTACAATCCTGGAGGGGCTGGTATTACACCATCCAGATGTGGTCAAATGTATTGGCTCCCCTgcaattttattttaaaaaacatgtttaattGCTATTTTTTACCTATAGGCAAAGGCACTACAGGTGAATTAAATTACACAAACGAGAATCAGCCTCCAACCAAAATATAAACTTTAAAAAGTGAACTATAAACTGAAAAATAACAGTGTCAGTTTAGATCTGTTCTTCTGGGtcctgtgcagttgcaaatcaaaCAATTACACCTGTAAACACCAACAGTGTTTGCCATTTAAGACCATTTCAGAAGAAATAGTGAATTATGCAAGGGTGACAATACCTTTGAGCGCATCTGTATATACCATATGTTATGCTACTTCAAAGCAACAACAACACTTTGATTTGTATGACTAGTTTCAACAGGTAtagatgttttattgtcacatacactagataggtgcagtgaaatgtgttgttttacaaggtCAGCAATAGTAGAAGACTCTGGTATTTGAAACAGGGACCTTTCAGTTCCAGAGTGTCATAGTGGATTATCATGCTAACAAAACCACTCCAATTGTAGTCCCTGCACTGCATCTGACTGTGTGGTTGTGCTACTTAGCATTTCAACTCACTTTGACCTGTGTGATTTTCAGTTCGGCTTccagtctcttcctctcttccacctcctggTTGTATCTCTCCTGAAGGTCCTCCAGCCTGGAgtctgggagggagagaaactGTTCACACCACAACCATGCACTTAAAATAGACAGATGATACTAGTTATGGAGGCGGCTACCAGGGTTCGGGTCAATTTCCTTTCAATTCCAgtccattcaggaagtacactgaaattccctCCAATTGTTTTCGATTAGTAGTATTTGGAattgaaatcaaatgtatttataaagcactttttaCAGCAGCCAAAAcagaatttggtttactttctgaattgaaatggaatggaCTCCAACCATGGCTACAACTGCACTGTGACAcatttttaccaggtaagttgactgagaacacattctcatttacagcaacgacctgggaattagttacaggggagaggaggggggggatgaatgagccaattgcaCAGAATATAAGTGGGCCATATTGTGGTACTCTACCATGCTGTCTGTAGCTGGGAGTAGCAGCAGGAGTGGCAAAGGTCTTCTGAGGAGTGCTGTAGGACTGTAGATCAGAGGAGTGGGAGGGCTGAGAACGGTCCTTTTCATTCTTATATCTGTAGAGGAATGCAGTGTTATTATTACCATGTTGTAACCATCCTATTCCTAGGCTAGCTAAGCATCTCCAGTATGTGCACAAAGCCAACTGATTTCTCGTACAGCCCTAGTGTACAGTAGTACTGAGCAAGCGACTCACTTCTTGAGTTCCTGCTCCAGTCGTTCTATGGTCTTCTTGCTGGTGCTGAGCTGACCCTCCAggttgctgacctgttgcactttGACCCCCAGGTCATGGGTCGCCTTCTGACGGGCCTTCTCCACGGCGTCACATGACTCTACTAAGGCCTGGTTCTCCCTCTTAATGGCAGACGCCTCACTCTTCTCACTGTCAACCTGGAGAACACACAACTTTGAATGTCTAACACACAAACTGAATGTAAAAACAGAAATTTCCCTAGGATAAAGTATTGTTAATGTTTTGGAATTCAACACCATAACTTAAGTCACCAACCTTTTGTTTCTGTTTTTGTAGAGCAGCCTCCAGTGAGTCGAGCTGGAACTGTTTCTgattcctctccttcttcagcttGTCCAGCTGTCCCTCAATCTCTTGTATCTTCTGCAGGGCTTTACCTGAAAGACCATCTTTCCACTCCTCCACTACCCAGCTCATACTGCTTCAATATCTGTAGCTAGCTACGTCAAGCCTCAACCGGCATATCCTGGGAGGGGAGAAGTACCACcaaaactaacgttagctagctaagcatATTTGAATGGAGGCAGTGCTAGT contains:
- the cenpf gene encoding centromere protein F isoform X1; this translates as MSWVVEEWKDGLSGKALQKIQEIEGQLDKLKKERNQKQFQLDSLEAALQKQKQKVDSEKSEASAIKRENQALVESCDAVEKARQKATHDLGVKVQQVSNLEGQLSTSKKTIERLEQELKKYKNEKDRSQPSHSSDLQSYSTPQKTFATPAATPSYRQHDSRLEDLQERYNQEVEERKRLEAELKITQVKLLNQSSVSHKDIATRQQAGSSIFPWQQQDKGRQSQGTIETPLARRAGGGTSAGGFLWNTEDTPIKSTQRISTSVSQFDSDGSSQQMEQLRMLNQELKSKVSELEQHLQSQEKDARMQSGRLQELQGQLDQARRDLTDRDKTLGKSRDELSKATTQHEQAVAKCVSMEQKLKQVSEEMSCQRHNAESCRRALEQKVKDQEKESQKELSHLQSSHHSLEQQFNQTKTKLNQEIQQAKKDHNILQAEMDKVSCQRSQLERDQEEQKQKLLRSEQSQQASQNKEQDLRKKFEELQREKNTVSAQLDQGSKRLSQLEEEKKSAEQNLKRTQSMLDDFRAKNEAQSEELKGLVTKLESQTRSSAQDLENLKKTLTDAETKNDKTQSELNTQKQEVEQITNKHSALEKEIQELKTTLTTTQGEFVQLKKENETLQGWKTEKETLVNETEAVQQGLVDKITELEKSLGSLNDDKIGLQEQLNTLEAEKACLSGQIDSLKGELLNKCTDLEEKGRMYEELQKQLEESDQKHLKNLETVGLQMTQLEGQVKDLVSRLQVETGRAERAEMFHTELQEQYQAACDLARSKDALVELGQSDVAQLRESLAQTTALQEEQLARFTQEKTSLLKECEESVASKADEVEHAKLSLVKIQQELPFLQDQVSSLESNLKIQKSLGVKLQAKYDNIVNTKEDLVEKLSEAEKRGESLQGEVNSLSERAKTVGSLQERCDTLTAAAQESISALQNMTETLTQTETELHILRDVVEKLEAQVNEAETKASDLEREKAEMAEKVEKIQREAEEVSVKYQSLQDSQEEERNGLLKQISTLKDILTENNAASTQLSSDLNNSLEALQKTHSAAVELNSNLESSLVEKTNLISSQEMQVKELSERLHKEAEIHVTELETYLQKQRGLKEQLEIVKSQLESKSQEGAEAKEKWETASLELSKLREDLSSARNSVDEKGRKIKSLKERLNQAESEQDKATDALKEKVISMNKIKVQLEMLQMDLEDNEACMNTFDTQIEELKGTVEELRGTVASLNGRLEESVTQRSTLETELGSVKEQLSEKSCEVTQVTATLEDTRQQMQAALSTAGLVESLQTTVDGLMETLEEEVRKHSQLEMDIIQLTEEKEQLTVEKEQLTVKKEQLTVEKEQLTVEKEQLTVEKEQLTVEKEQLTVEKEQLTVEKEQLTVEKEQLTVEKEQLTVEKEQLTVEKEQLTVEKEQLTVEKEQLTVEKEQLTVEKEQLTVEKEQLTVEKEQLTVEKEQLTVEKEQLTVEKEQLTVEKEQLTVEKEQLTVEKEQLTVEKEQLTVEKEQLTVEKEQLTVEKEQLTVEKEQLTVEKEQLTVEKEQLTVEKEQLTVEKEQLTVEKEQLTVEKEQLTVEKEQLTVEKEQLTVEKEQLTVEKEQLTVEKEQLTVEKEQLTVEKEQLEADLQRHSLNAGDERDAVKQENECLQRTLQSLTENYEAVQSAFERATRQSEDETRERIGTFEREQTELQQRLSGLQGELALFKEHYDSLMTQASQQQSLIEQLQTKRDQKVSAGEADGPTSRQTSGSFFNVSFPLKEDTMEMKPTAEQSDDLHNSEVPQQTGSDGNNETAEEFSDCMDKVPVEQQKALSKSLDDDDVTLGGEHHQDQLAQSREAVRKLEEELQTRLSQLDLATSEMTLRKELCSELEVKVEELEVKVQQMEKEMCGATEKISAAVVERRTLGDQISELTEEAESLRLALQTSKCQLSDVMEMLETLEMAKGGWSERFFQVESELKRVRSEKDNLEKHILSMEADLECLTEQKVTLEREMEASRKAKCDLAQQLATLTSENGQLRQEMVSCSEDRNELEQSVAQWRDKAESLEKTNVDTREVIKILEEDIRNGKTESDVTSANLESLQMERGQLVLQCQALEKTITLQSGEKDNLINQLNSFKDDQSSASKNTESMASKIQSLEGEISRLAQSLESSLLEKGEIASRLNSTQEEVAQMRSGIERLRVRIESDERKKKHMSELLKAAQRKADALQDQLDKREREREDADQNLEEAVLQAETATAQLEELEEEKKELASKIEEMTAELDSLRNEKERLEELLSLKNAEIEEMKAANRAATEELEKGMREAEDKQRAMVEELQAQLGSMSSELQKCREGLEGEKERMRSLTEEWKTEGERLKKEVDRLQALEIEREKEREMLTLRLQEDLEAQQREMGDIRENNNTLQQEMEKLQALLSEREQKEQAQCAERLELQQQSESYKLSLEEVTSEKEVLKAQQEEEVAALRGELTSEQEVLRGQLAAAEEEIRGHLSELSSLRTRMEELSTTITQQDSSKQVSELSSRVARLSKERDSALGKVNLWMNSCKQLEKEREALVLETQKLQASQTPAGEESSDEVQKRSSEEVQAELKELKKALEERSEEVQELSKTLAERSRELEAQKRSSESELEELTEALEERSREVDESMDKYCSLMVRVHKLEETNDTLETRLERLVTQTTSSTANNASNTANNASNKTPRRKSGRRSASRAQEALIPLGPTETDSENTVPAGQGQGSLGKRGCGVLAASDNSNTPFKAQEALLNTAKRIKATATTPKPGSRQEEEEFRPEGLPELVQRGFADIPLGEASPFIMRRTAVQRCSPRLAAARHTATTPSVTPQHKVLEPLSLQSPVGMATLSDSPGGKGLCVSPASSGEERRGRRSLSTRKTPEQREKRKEAMMTASRQEENCQVQ